In Vespa velutina chromosome 1, iVesVel2.1, whole genome shotgun sequence, the following proteins share a genomic window:
- the LOC124953674 gene encoding beta-1,3-galactosyltransferase 1-like isoform X1, producing MDRLRLLPMELPSATSISNNGSVKGNIKISFVKRLVVGFVILAVLGLLYVPAYHSAQGPFLGLGETPCSTEPLSGSHLVATVAQLPGWAYNTSRDVRNYIHPGNITSILNPFALCLPPPYLLIIICSSVANYKARMAIRNTWANKNNLDVLYNSTVKVAFLLGQSDNDTLNNFIIEESFQFNDILQEKFLDTYNNLTLKSVMILKWVTTNCEEAKFIMKTDDDMFVNINLLMKTLQARTQSKGVLLGSLICNARPISDSKNKWYMPKYMYPEKVYPNYLSGTGYVMSIDVAFKLYQAALITPLLHLEDVYITGLCAKHAKIRPINHPGFSYAQRKLDPCILNNSITTHKINASTMYTIWNKMNNNTNISCKKRTRTGKQVVSLNRNGRNVGYYMVKRRAINRCV from the exons aTGGACCGACTTCGACTGTTGCCCATGGAATTGCCATCTGCTACCAGCATAAGCAATAATGGAAGTGttaaaggaaatattaaaatttcttttgtcaaGAGATTGGTAGTCGGATTTGTAATCTTGGCTGTGCTAGGCCTATTATATGTACCAGCATATCATTCAGCTCAGGGTCCATTTTTAGGCTTAGGTGAGACTCCATGCTCTACAGAACCTCTCAGTGGTTCGCACTTGGTAGCCACTGTAG CACAGTTACCTGGTTGGGCATATAATACTTCAAGAGatgttagaaattatattcatcCAGGAAATATTACTTCCATTTTGAATCCATTTGCTCTTTGTTTACCACCTCcatatttacttataattatttgctCGTCAGTGGCAAATTACAAAGCCAGAATGGCAATTAGAAATACTTGggctaataaaaataatttagatgttttatataattctacaGTTAAAGTTGCATTTCTTCTGGGACAAAGTGATAATGATACACtcaac AACTTTATAATTGAAGAAAGTTTTCAATTTAATGATATACTTCAAGAAAAGTTTTtggatacatataataatttaacattgAAGTCtgttatgatattaaaatggGTCACTACAAATTGCGAAGAAgctaaatttattatgaaaacaGATGATGATatgtttgtaaatataaatcttttgatGAAAACCTTGCAAGCAAGAACACAGTCTAAAGGTGTTTTACTGGGATCTCTTATTTGTAATGCTAGACCAATATCagattcgaaaaataaatg gTATATGCCAAAATATATGTATCCTGAAAAGGTTTATCCTAACTATCTATCAGGTACAGGATATGTTATGAGTATCGATGTAGCTTTTAAGTTATATCAGGCAGCTTTGATAACACCTCTACTTCATTTAGAAGACGTTTATATTACGGGTCTTTGCGCAAAGCATGCAAAAATACGTCCTATTAATCATCCAGGTTTTAGTTACGCGCAAAGAAAATTGGATCCTTGTATACTTAATAACTCCATAACTACACACAAAATTAATGCATCTACTATGTATACAATatggaataaaatgaataataatacgaatatatcTTGTAAGAAACGTACTCGTACAGGTAAACAAGTTGTTAGCTTAAACAGAAATGGTAGAAATGTTGGTTATTACATGGTGAAAAGAAGAGCTATTAATAGATGTGTTTAG
- the LOC124953674 gene encoding beta-1,3-galactosyltransferase 1-like isoform X2, translated as MDRLRLLPMELPSATSISNNGSVKGNIKISFVKRLVVGFVILAVLGLLYVPAYHSAQGPFLGLAQLPGWAYNTSRDVRNYIHPGNITSILNPFALCLPPPYLLIIICSSVANYKARMAIRNTWANKNNLDVLYNSTVKVAFLLGQSDNDTLNNFIIEESFQFNDILQEKFLDTYNNLTLKSVMILKWVTTNCEEAKFIMKTDDDMFVNINLLMKTLQARTQSKGVLLGSLICNARPISDSKNKWYMPKYMYPEKVYPNYLSGTGYVMSIDVAFKLYQAALITPLLHLEDVYITGLCAKHAKIRPINHPGFSYAQRKLDPCILNNSITTHKINASTMYTIWNKMNNNTNISCKKRTRTGKQVVSLNRNGRNVGYYMVKRRAINRCV; from the exons aTGGACCGACTTCGACTGTTGCCCATGGAATTGCCATCTGCTACCAGCATAAGCAATAATGGAAGTGttaaaggaaatattaaaatttcttttgtcaaGAGATTGGTAGTCGGATTTGTAATCTTGGCTGTGCTAGGCCTATTATATGTACCAGCATATCATTCAGCTCAGGGTCCATTTTTAGGCTTAG CACAGTTACCTGGTTGGGCATATAATACTTCAAGAGatgttagaaattatattcatcCAGGAAATATTACTTCCATTTTGAATCCATTTGCTCTTTGTTTACCACCTCcatatttacttataattatttgctCGTCAGTGGCAAATTACAAAGCCAGAATGGCAATTAGAAATACTTGggctaataaaaataatttagatgttttatataattctacaGTTAAAGTTGCATTTCTTCTGGGACAAAGTGATAATGATACACtcaac AACTTTATAATTGAAGAAAGTTTTCAATTTAATGATATACTTCAAGAAAAGTTTTtggatacatataataatttaacattgAAGTCtgttatgatattaaaatggGTCACTACAAATTGCGAAGAAgctaaatttattatgaaaacaGATGATGATatgtttgtaaatataaatcttttgatGAAAACCTTGCAAGCAAGAACACAGTCTAAAGGTGTTTTACTGGGATCTCTTATTTGTAATGCTAGACCAATATCagattcgaaaaataaatg gTATATGCCAAAATATATGTATCCTGAAAAGGTTTATCCTAACTATCTATCAGGTACAGGATATGTTATGAGTATCGATGTAGCTTTTAAGTTATATCAGGCAGCTTTGATAACACCTCTACTTCATTTAGAAGACGTTTATATTACGGGTCTTTGCGCAAAGCATGCAAAAATACGTCCTATTAATCATCCAGGTTTTAGTTACGCGCAAAGAAAATTGGATCCTTGTATACTTAATAACTCCATAACTACACACAAAATTAATGCATCTACTATGTATACAATatggaataaaatgaataataatacgaatatatcTTGTAAGAAACGTACTCGTACAGGTAAACAAGTTGTTAGCTTAAACAGAAATGGTAGAAATGTTGGTTATTACATGGTGAAAAGAAGAGCTATTAATAGATGTGTTTAG
- the LOC124953674 gene encoding beta-1,3-galactosyltransferase 1-like isoform X4 — protein sequence MLYRTSQWFALGSHSQLPGWAYNTSRDVRNYIHPGNITSILNPFALCLPPPYLLIIICSSVANYKARMAIRNTWANKNNLDVLYNSTVKVAFLLGQSDNDTLNNFIIEESFQFNDILQEKFLDTYNNLTLKSVMILKWVTTNCEEAKFIMKTDDDMFVNINLLMKTLQARTQSKGVLLGSLICNARPISDSKNKWYMPKYMYPEKVYPNYLSGTGYVMSIDVAFKLYQAALITPLLHLEDVYITGLCAKHAKIRPINHPGFSYAQRKLDPCILNNSITTHKINASTMYTIWNKMNNNTNISCKKRTRTGKQVVSLNRNGRNVGYYMVKRRAINRCV from the exons ATGCTCTACAGAACCTCTCAGTGGTTCGCACTTGGTAGCCACT CACAGTTACCTGGTTGGGCATATAATACTTCAAGAGatgttagaaattatattcatcCAGGAAATATTACTTCCATTTTGAATCCATTTGCTCTTTGTTTACCACCTCcatatttacttataattatttgctCGTCAGTGGCAAATTACAAAGCCAGAATGGCAATTAGAAATACTTGggctaataaaaataatttagatgttttatataattctacaGTTAAAGTTGCATTTCTTCTGGGACAAAGTGATAATGATACACtcaac AACTTTATAATTGAAGAAAGTTTTCAATTTAATGATATACTTCAAGAAAAGTTTTtggatacatataataatttaacattgAAGTCtgttatgatattaaaatggGTCACTACAAATTGCGAAGAAgctaaatttattatgaaaacaGATGATGATatgtttgtaaatataaatcttttgatGAAAACCTTGCAAGCAAGAACACAGTCTAAAGGTGTTTTACTGGGATCTCTTATTTGTAATGCTAGACCAATATCagattcgaaaaataaatg gTATATGCCAAAATATATGTATCCTGAAAAGGTTTATCCTAACTATCTATCAGGTACAGGATATGTTATGAGTATCGATGTAGCTTTTAAGTTATATCAGGCAGCTTTGATAACACCTCTACTTCATTTAGAAGACGTTTATATTACGGGTCTTTGCGCAAAGCATGCAAAAATACGTCCTATTAATCATCCAGGTTTTAGTTACGCGCAAAGAAAATTGGATCCTTGTATACTTAATAACTCCATAACTACACACAAAATTAATGCATCTACTATGTATACAATatggaataaaatgaataataatacgaatatatcTTGTAAGAAACGTACTCGTACAGGTAAACAAGTTGTTAGCTTAAACAGAAATGGTAGAAATGTTGGTTATTACATGGTGAAAAGAAGAGCTATTAATAGATGTGTTTAG
- the LOC124953418 gene encoding G patch domain-containing protein 4 — MANFAKAQLLKYGWTEGKGLGKNENGITEALKPKLKLNSEGIGYKPSKEVHWWQTAFNNAAKNVLVTSENDEVSISVIDRNTALKNLKAKQSRQEQYNNFRKLNVLQDEKLITLEKSDQEKEEEKESIKKIPILTDEELFKACGGRTLHKGARHGLDMNGKLERVAKHEKKLMHLMNHLARKRAKARLEMEKIFSKGGHKIDSNNANATLTTTDVSSSKENGFIKSKATIKKERKNIQHLTRLLTISCNINDNSSSSSSSSALKSEKSSCRKRKRSKDGRVKVDHGFINDNILETTTSEKVHDIPLPANSILEKKIKKHKRHHKQSMIKESSSSSSTPYKESHCCDSKHNNSLKSKTKRSKHQDGNDINTGSSNDPTVKKLKYHNRKIIKLMERMSFDNCNDEHKKNEEDNSNANVTKSQHVFCNHEASRLNLRILKKKKHRLHKKNKEKLNLERRITSIQSQDKLSCIAENLMAINITEDVSAKLKRSSKQDKEETNKIEKTNNDQDRTSI, encoded by the exons atggcGAATTTTGCAAAAGCTCAACTCCTAAAATACGGTTGGACGGAAG gaaaaggactaggtaaaaatgaaaatggaatAACGGAAGCTTTAAAgccaaaattaaaattgaatagcGAAGGAATAGGATACAAACCATCGAAAGAAGTTCACTGGTGGCAAACTGCGTTTAATAATGCTGCCAAAAATGTTTTGGTCACTTCAGAAAATGATGAAGTTTCTATTTCCGTTATTGATCGGAATACAGctttaaagaatttaaaagcAAAACAATCAAGACAAGaacaatataataactttCGCAAACTTAACGTGCTTcaagatgaaaaattaattacattagaaaaatctgatcaagaaaaagaggaagagaaagagtccATTAAGAAGATTCCAATATTAACAGACGAAGAACTTTTTAAAGCCTGTGGAGGTAGAACATTACACAAAGGTGCTCGTCATGGTTTAGACATGAATGGGAAATTGGAAAGAGTTGccaaacatgaaaaaaaattaatgcatCTAATGAACCATCTAGCTCGTAAAAGAGCTAAAGCTAGattagaaatggaaaaaatatttagtaaGGGTGGACATAAAATAGATAGTAATAATGCAAATGCAACATTGACAACTACAGATGTATCCTCTAGTAAAGAAAATGgttttataaaatctaaagctacaattaagaaagaaagaaaaaatatacaacaTTTAACACGTTTATTAACTATTTcttgtaatataaatgataatagcagtagtagtagtagttcaAGTGcattaaaaagtgaaaagagcTCGTGCCGAAAACGTAAGAGAAGTAAAGATGGAAGAGTAAAAGTTGATCATGGATTTATCAATGACAATATTTTAGAGACTACAACATCAGAAAAAGTTCATGACATACCGCTTCCTGCAAATTcaatattagagaaaaaaattaaaaaacacaAAAGGCATCATAAACAAAGcatgataaaagaaagtagtagtagtagtagtactccATATAAAGAAAGTCATTGTTGTGATTCTAaacataataattcattaaaatcaaaaacaaaaagaagtaaaCATCAAGATggtaatgatattaatactGGAAGTTCAAATGATCCTacagtaaaaaaattaaaatatcataacagaaagattataaaattaatggaaaGGATGAGCTTTGATAATTGCAATGATGAAcataagaaaaacgaagaagataatTCTAATGCAAATGTAACTAAATCACAACATGTATTTTGTAATCACGAAGCATCTAGATTAAATCTacgaatattgaaaaagaagaaacatcgtcttcataaaaaaaataaagaaaaattaaacttGGAGAGACGTATAACTTCAATTCAATCGCAAGATAAATTAAGTTGTATAGCAGAGAATTTGATGGCCATTAATATTACGGAGGATGTTAGtgcaaaattaaaaagatcatCTAAacaagataaagaggaaactaataaaattgaaaaaacaaataatgatCAAGATAGAACTAgcatataa
- the LOC124953674 gene encoding odorant receptor 46a-like isoform X3, which produces MILTIIFYITLIQFIEVINSLDNLEDVTESIFMTFTYIALCFKFLNFLLRKEKLLILLNLFRENICHPRNLTEEKILDNYSRKAKWCTLSFMTLCQSTALALIVAPIMELHHSNRALPCKAYSPYSIEGLHAYLATYLIHAASIIYGILLNVSFDSLVYGLTLHVCGQIDILCERCMQTVREGNSNEIKACVRHQVFIHDLVKGIEYLFIWTVAFLLFFSLITFCTTIFQMSKKDPLTMEFFSYVLYIACMMFQIFCYCWYGNELRLKGKEVANAIYNSDWVMSTQSDRKNLQFFMRISQKELTLSYYRIFSLDLDVFTWVSNYKLLFTTVNITKVKS; this is translated from the exons atgatactaacgataatattttacatcactttaatacaatttatagaAGTAATAAATTCCCTTGATAATCTTGAGGACGTTACGGAAAGTATTTTCATGACATTCACATACATCGCTTTGTGTTtcaaatttcttaattttctcttgagaaaagaaaaattattaattttattgaatctcTTTCGTGAGAATATATGTCATCCGAGAAATTTAACTGAAGAGAAGATTCTGGATAATTATAGTCGCAAGG CTAAATGGTGTACTCTTAGCTTCATGACTTTGTGTCAGTCGACTGCATTGGCACTCATAGTTGCTCCTATCATGGAATTACATCATTCTAACAGAGCTTTACCATGCAAGGCTTATTCGCCGTATTCTATTGAAGGATTACATGCTTATTTGGCAACATATTTGATTCATGCTGCATCTATTATTTATGGTATACTTCTCAACGTATCCTTCGATTCTCTTGTATACGGTTTGACCCTTCATGTTTGCGGACAAATAGATATTCTCTGCGAACGTTGCATGCAAACTGTTCGAGAAGgtaattcaaatgaaataaaagcaTGTGTTAGACATCAAGTATTTATTCATGATCTCGTAAAAGGAATAGAATATTTGTTCATTTGGACGGTagcctttttattatttttcagcTTGATTACATTTTGTACTACCATCTTTCAAATGTCAAAG aaagatcCTCTTACTATGGAATTTTTTTCCTATGTCTTATATATTGCCTGTATGATGTtccaaatattttgttattgttggtACGGCAATGAGCTTCGATTAAAG GGCAAAGAAGTCGCTAATGCTATTTATAATAGCGATTGGGTAATGTCAACACAGAGTGATCGTAAAAACCTACAGTTCTTCATGAGGATTAGTCAGAAAGAATTGACTTTAtcttattatcgaattttttctcttgatcTCGACGTTTTCACATGGGTGAGTAATTACAAATTACTTTTTACAActgtaaatattacaaaagtaaaaagttaA